A stretch of Caenorhabditis elegans chromosome IV DNA encodes these proteins:
- the spe-27 gene encoding Spermatocyte protein spe-27 (Confirmed by transcript evidence) — translation MNKSLIFLLSFAYSCYSTKTENNFDINDVENKACQYGCGFENVRRTSFRKTYDILYTCSECSTLFDLCIKYRTCQDGCVPEMPVLPYDQAKDVSARIRPPMNPCLDLVTACNYESMDSYEILRSENPFLYI, via the exons ATGAATAAATCACTGATCTTTTTATTATCATTTGCATATTCATGTTACTcgacaaaaactgaaaa caattttgaCATAAACGACGTGGAGAATAAAGCGTGCCAATATGGATGTGGGTTTGAAAATGTCAGAAGAACTTCGTTTAGAAA GACATACGACATACTGTACACCTGCTCTGAATGTTCCACACTTTTCGATTTGTGCATCAAG TACCGTACTTGTCAAGATGGTTGTGTTCCAGAAATGCCAGTTCTTCCCTATGATCAAGCAAAGGATGTGTCGGCGAGAATT cgtcCCCCAATGAATCCCTGCTTGGATTTGGTCACTGCGTGCAATTACGAGTCAATGGATAGCTATGAAATTCTTCGATCTGAAAATCCATTCCTTtacatttga
- the C06E7.88 gene encoding DUF7808 domain-containing protein (Confirmed by transcript evidence) codes for MTRSVIILVICLVGLPVAFGLESKHWQWRLISCKAGDSPVQKKDASPCKVSLLETENDPNPRPASFDPCFEEEIDGKQRNYCNIVCPGADTAYLIKRIPQNHRSCFGHFTYKIEKRSPNFFIWRDAKCRSSSVEFLIRCEFLSARSSFRSDEAIFEEANRIATDLRQ; via the exons ATGACCCGTTCAGTTATTATATTGGTGATTTGCTTGGTTGGTCTACCGGTTGCTTTTGGTTTGGAGAGCAAGCATTGGC AATGGCGCCTAATCTCGTGTAAAGCTGGTGACTCACCAGTTCAGAAGAAAGATGCTTCACCATGTAAAGTGTCCCTGTTAGAAACGGAAAATGATCCAAATCCAAGACCAGCTTCATTCGATCCTTGCTTCGAG gagGAAATCGATGGAAAACAACGTAACTATTGTAATATTGTCTGCCCAGGTGCTGACACTGCTTATCTTATCAAAAGAATCCCTCAAAATCACAGAAGCTGCTTTGGGCATTTCACttataaaattgagaaaagatctccaaatttctttatttgGAGGGACGCTAA atgccGCTCTTCAAGTGTCGAATTCCTGATTCGCTGTGAATTTCTTTCTGCCAGAAGCTCTTTCCGATCAGATGAAGCCATTTTCGAAGAAGCCAATCGAATTGCAACCGATTTGAGAcaataa